In one window of Ovis aries strain OAR_USU_Benz2616 breed Rambouillet chromosome 3, ARS-UI_Ramb_v3.0, whole genome shotgun sequence DNA:
- the GDF7 gene encoding growth/differentiation factor 7, with the protein MDLSAAAALCLWLLSACRPRDGLEAAAVLRAAGAGPAESPGGGGGGGGGGTTLAAAAGASAALAAASPEPRGARRATGSGFRNGSVVPHQFMMSLYRSLAGRTPAGPVAASTSGSGRHGRADTVTGFADQATPDESAAETGLNFLFDVSSLPDADEVLGAELRVLRRESGARGPGSASLALLLLSTCPNAARAPRLLHSRAAESLDTARWEVFDVADALRRHRREPRPSRAFCLSLRGVVGSARVPLALRLLGFGLRGGGGGGGGAAAAEERALLVVSSRTQRKESLFREIRSQARALGAALAAESRPDPGPGVGSPTAVIGGRRRRRTALAGARAAQGSGGGAGRGQGRRGRSRCSRKPLHVDFKELGWDDWIIAPLDYEAYHCEGVCDFPLRSHLEPTNHAIIQTLLNSMAPDAAPASCCVPARLSPISILYIDAANNVVYKQYEDMVVEACGCR; encoded by the exons ATGGACCTGAGCGCGGCCGCCGCGCTGTGCCTCTGGCTGCTGAGCGCCTGCCGCCCCCGCGACGGGCTAGAAGCAGCCGCCGTGCTGCGGGCGGCGGGGGCAGGGCCGGCCGAAAGTcctgggggcggcggcggcggcggcggcggcgggacaACCCTCGCCGCGGCTGCGGGCGCCTCAGCTGCCCTGGCCGCCGCGTCTCCCGAGCCCCGCGGTGCGCGCCGCGCCACGGGCTCCGGCTTCAGGAACGGCTCGGTGGTGCCGCACCAGTTCATGATGTCGCTTTACAGGAGCCTGGCCGGGAGGACTCCGGCCGGGCCAGTCGCCGCCTCCACCTCGGGATCTGGCCGCCACGGCCGCGCGGACACAGTCACCGGCTTCGCGGACCAGGCGACCCCAG ACGAATCGGCAGCCGAGACGGGCCTGAACTTCCTGTTCGACGTGTCCAGCCTTCCCGACGCAGACGAGGTGTTGGGCGCGGAGCTGCGCGTGCTGCGCCGCGAGTCCGGGGCGCGGGGCCCCGGCAGCGCGAGTCTCGCGTTGCTGCTGCTGTCCACGTGCCCCAACGCCGCGCGCGCCCCGCGCCTGCTGCACTCCCGCGCCGCCGAGTCCCTGGACACCGCGCGCTGGGAGGTGTTCGACGTGGCAGACGCCTTACGGCGCCACCGCCGGGAACCGCGCCCCAGCCGCGCGTTCTGCCTCTCGCTGCGTGGAGTGGTGGGTTCGGCGCGGGTCCCGCTGGCACTGCGGCTGCTGGGCTTCGGTttgcggggcggcggcggcggcggcggcggcgcggcggcggcggaggaacGCGCGCTGCTGGTGGTCTCCTCCCGCACGCAGAGGAAGGAGAGCCTGTTCCGAGAGATACGCTCCCAGGCGCGCGCGCTCGGGGCCGCGCTGGCCGCGGAGTCGCGGCCGGATCCGGGACCCGGCGTGGGCTCGCCGACCGCGGTCATCGGCGGGCGCAGGCGGCGGCGGACGGCGTTGGCCGGGGCGCGGGCAGCTCAGGGCAGCGGCGGGGGCGCGGGCCGGGGCCAGGGGCGCAGGGGCCGGAGCCGCTGTAGCCGCAAGCCCTTGCACGTGGACTTCAAGGAGCTGGGTTGGGACGACTGGATCATCGCGCCCCTGGACTACGAGGCATACCACTGCGAGGGCGTGTGCGACTTCCCGCTGCGCTCGCACCTTGAGCCCACCAACCACGCCATCATTCAGACGCTGCTGAACTCCATGGCCCCGGATGCGGCGCCAGCCTCCTGCTGCGTGCCCGCGCGCCTCAGCCCGATCAGCATCCTCTACATCGACGCCGCCAACAACGTGGTCTACAAGCAGTACGAGGACATGGTGGTGGAGGCGTGCGGCTGCAGGTAG